Part of the Gloeocapsa sp. PCC 73106 genome is shown below.
GGCAATATTTGGGTAGATAGTATTCCCCATCAAGGTAGTTGTTTTCATCTGACTCTACCTGTGTATTGTTAGTACGGATTTGGGATGAGCGATCGCACAGACAATATCAACGTTTTTCTGCGTCTATATAAGTACCTTGTTAAAATTACAACAGTGGGAAGAAGGATGTAAGGTGTAGTTGTTATAAATAATCTTCCACGTAACCATACTCGTAAACATTAAGTATATTGGCTAAACGCCCTTTAAAAGAATCAGCTAAAAAGTCATATTGGATAGTTACACTTAACTCAACCTCTAAATGATCATATAAACCCAAACAATAACGCGAAGGGTCATGACGAGAGCGATAATAAAGACCGTCGGGTTTTTGTGGATGGTTTCTTAAAGCTAACGCCCAACGTTGCGCCACACCATAATCGCCTGTACCTAATCGCCCATCTGCATCTATTTTTGTCAAACCCTCTCCAGTCAAATCAACCAAATTTAGGGGACGGTTGGCGGTTATTTCAGAAATTCGACGCCCTTGTAATAGAGTTTTGGTAACAATTCTATACTTTGTTAATCTACCAATACTTTCTCTGAAAGCACAGCAATCATCAACTCCAATATATAAAATTCCATATTCTTGTGCGGGTGCATCAAAGCGATTTCTTCCCGATGTACCAAAATAAATAGGATGGTGCTGGGATTGATGTACTCGAAACCACGGCCCATTGAGAGTAACTAGGGGTAAATTTATACTGTTAAGATCTTGGAAAGGTTCTGGATGTAAGCCAGGATATTGTGATTCAGTCTGCTCCATGTTCCCCAAAAGAAATCGCGATCGCTCTCACTGCTTTTACATTTTCAGTCAACAACATTTCTAGGGGAGTTTTATTATCTAAACCTGGATGAGAATTTAACATAAAACTCAGTTGCATCCAAGGGTCAAAATCCTTTAAATCACTTAAAACAGATTCTAAACCTGTTATGGTAGTATTTTTAGACTCGTCAAACTGCCATTTGGGATAGAGATATTTGCCTTTTCCTTTAGCGATCGCTATGAGTTGACAATTACGGCGACGTTTATCTACCCCTTGACGAGAAATACCCAAAATATCTGCAACTTCAATGGCCGAAATACAGCCTCCACTAGCTTCAAGAAGTTCAAGTTTAATGCGTAGTCCACGTAACTTAGCGTCAGCTAGAGGGTCATTTTTTTCTAATAAATCTAAAGACTCGGGTAATGAAAGCGCTTTGAGCAATAGTTCATAATCATTGGAAGCTGAAGCCGATTCCACTATCAAATCTGATTGGGTCAGATGAATAATTGCTCTGATTGCGCGAGTGAGAAAAACGGCATTAATTTCTTTTTGTTGACCTAATTGCAGTATATCTCTGGTTGCTTCTAGCAAAGAAGTCGGGGTTTTTGCCCCTATCTCATCTAATAAAATCTTTTGGTCAGAAGTTTTGGTCATTTTCGCTTTTAGTTTACTAAGTAAATCTTAACAAACTTTTTTACTAGGTAAACCTTTCTCGGGGTTAGGTTAAACCTTTACCCCTTCCCCTTTCCCCTTACTAAATAATACTCATCCCAATCTCGG
Proteins encoded:
- a CDS encoding RES family NAD+ phosphorylase yields the protein MEQTESQYPGLHPEPFQDLNSINLPLVTLNGPWFRVHQSQHHPIYFGTSGRNRFDAPAQEYGILYIGVDDCCAFRESIGRLTKYRIVTKTLLQGRRISEITANRPLNLVDLTGEGLTKIDADGRLGTGDYGVAQRWALALRNHPQKPDGLYYRSRHDPSRYCLGLYDHLEVELSVTIQYDFLADSFKGRLANILNVYEYGYVEDYL